ATAACCTCGTTCACTTCAGGATGTTTTTCTAGGTATTCAATCACAGATTGCCACTCAGCTTGCGCTAATTGGTTATCACCATAAGGAAAATGCCGACGGAAGCAATAACGACAATTTACCGCGCAAGTGCCTGTGGTGATAACCAATAAGCGACGTTTGTATTTATGCACGATGGCTTTTTGTGGGTTGTGATCAGCTTCTTCTAACGGGTCTTTTGTGTAGCCGATGACCTTTTGCATCTCGGCAGCGCTGGGCAAAATTTGCAACAGCAGCGGATCATTCGGATTGCCATATTCAATACGAGATAAATAAGGTCGAGGCACCAATAATTTGAAGCTTTGGTGTGCCTCAATGCCTTGTTGAGACAGTTTTTCAGATAAACCAAGGTGCTTAACCAGTTCCGGCAAGGACGTTAGGGCCTGTGACAGGTGCTGCGACCAGCTTATATTGTTCTTTGTTTGAATCGGTATCACGTCAAATATCTGCAAAATTATGTTCATTTAGGTTATGATTGCGCCAACTTATTCTAGGCCGATTAGGCCTGTGGCTCTTGAATAGATCTTAGGGCTGACATGATACGTCAGTCAGAGCCTTTTCTCTAAAAATATACTGTGAGGATGTATGGCTAATATTACTACCAGCGATATGCGCGGCGGCACTAAAGTCATGGTTGATGGCGAACCATGTGCGGTACTGGACAATGAACACGTTAAACCGGGTAAAGGCCAAGCCTTTAACCGTCTAAAGCTTCGTAACCTTCGTTCTGGTCGAGTTTGGGAGCGTACGTTTAGATCAGGCGAAAGTCTAGAAGCAGCTGATGTAATGGACACCGACATGGAATACTTGTACACCGACGGTGAGTTCTGGCATTTCATGGCGATTGATGGTTCTTTCGAACAACACGCGGCCGATGAAAATGCAGTTTCAGACACAAAAAAATGGCTGAAAGAGCAAGAAAAATACGTCATTACTTTATACAACGGCGCACCATTGGCCGTAACGCCGCCTAACTTCATCGAACTTGAAGTAAAAGACACCGACCCAGGTGTGAAAGGTGATACCGCTAACGGCGGTTCTAAGCCGGCTTATTTGGTTACTGGTGCAATGGTTCGTGTTCCATTGTTCATCAATATTGGTGAAATCCTACGTGTTGACACACGGACAGGCGAATACGTTTCTCGCGCAACGGGCAAGTAATCTCTTACTGGTTCTAGCAAACGAACAGTAAAAAACCCTCGATAGGATAACAATCGAGGGTTTTTTGTGCTTCGTACTTTTATTCAATGGGCTTATTTTTGGTTATTTACCCGTTAGAAAATAGCGTTTTGCATTATAAAAACAAATATCTTTGACCATTGGTACGAGTAATTTATCGTCGTTAGGTATTTCACCTCGCTCTACCCATTCACCAAGCATGTTGCATAAAATCCGTCTGAAATACTCATGTCGAGTAAAAGAAAGGAAGCTGCGAGAATCGGTCAGCATACCAATAAATTGACTGAGCAAACCCAGCTGAGAGAGCTGTTGTAGTTGTCGTTCCATGCCATCTTTTTGATCGTTAAACCACCAACCAGAGCCGAATTGGATTTTCCCAGCAATACCACCACCTTGAAAATTCCCCGCCATGGTCGCCAGCATTTCATTGTCTCTTGGGTTCAAGCAATACAATACCGTTTTGGGTAATTCATTGGTGATATCCATTGCATCTAACAAGGCGGACAATTCCTTTGCGTAGCTAGTATCTGCCATAGAATCAAAGCCTGTATTGGCGCCAATGGCCGCGAGCATACGGCTATTATTGTCCCTTAAAGCCCCTAGGTGTAGTTGCATTACCCAACCTAGTCGAGAGTATTGTTGCCCTAACCAAACTAAAACAGCCGTGCCAAACTGAGCGATTTGCTGCTCTGTTAAAGGTTCCTGCTTTATTGCTAGGCGTAAGATTTCATCCAGCTTGGTTAGCGTGGGAACTTCAGCATAACGCAGGATCTCAATACCGTGGTCTGCCGTACAGCAACTATGTTGGTTAAAGTGATCTAGGCGCAAGGTTAATGCGGCGAGTAAATCCTCAAAGCAAGCTATATCAATGTTGGTGACATTACCCAGCACTTGCATGTACTCACAGAAGCCTTCGTTTTCTATTTTAAAAGCTCGATCAGGTCGCCAACTTGGCAACACGGACACAGAAAAGCTGTCATCCTTTGCAATCATGGCGTGATGTTCTAGAGAGTCTATGGGATCGTCGGTGGTGCCCACCATATGTACATTCATCTGTTGTAAAATGCCACGACTGGAAAATTCCGGCAGAGCCAATTTTTCATTGCATTGAGACCAGATCGTCTCTGCGGTTTCCGGGCTCAGTTGAATGTCATTAATACCAAAGGGGCGACGTAACTCGAGATGTGTCCAATGATACAGTGGGTTTCCCAGACATTTTGGTACGGTTTGCGCCCACGCCTGAAACTTTTCATAATCTGACTTAATCCCCGTAATGTATGACTCATCGATTCCGGCGGCGCGCATTCCCCTCCATTTGTAATGGTCACCGTGCAACCAAGCCTCTGCTAGGTTGTTAAATTGTCGATCTTCGGCTATCTCTTTGGCATTTAAATGGCTGTGATAATCAAAAATCGGTAAGTCTTTTGCGTAATCATGGTACAACCGACAAGCGGTTGCATTCGTCAATAAGAAGTCATCACCCATAAACTCTTTCATATCAGCTCCCTAAAGTTTAGCAACAGATTTTTGTGCACCCATAAGCAACAACGCCGCGTAAGCCGTTTCAATGGCGTTCATAAATACTTTGTTGTCTATTAGGTCTTTCGCAAAAATGGTGTCGATTGAAACCAGCGCCTTAACGACTGAAACATTCAGCCCATGCTGATCACAAATGGACTTCAATGATTCCACCATCGGATCGCGAACGTCGATGGCCACACCTTGTTCATCCACCCCAGATACGTAACGCATCCAACCGGCTACGGCTAATGCCAGATGTTTGAAATCAGAGCCATTTTTTAAATGGTAACGAATGGAATTCAACAGGCGAGGCGGT
This genomic stretch from Marinomonas primoryensis harbors:
- the efp gene encoding elongation factor P yields the protein MANITTSDMRGGTKVMVDGEPCAVLDNEHVKPGKGQAFNRLKLRNLRSGRVWERTFRSGESLEAADVMDTDMEYLYTDGEFWHFMAIDGSFEQHAADENAVSDTKKWLKEQEKYVITLYNGAPLAVTPPNFIELEVKDTDPGVKGDTANGGSKPAYLVTGAMVRVPLFINIGEILRVDTRTGEYVSRATGK
- the uxaC gene encoding glucuronate isomerase yields the protein MKEFMGDDFLLTNATACRLYHDYAKDLPIFDYHSHLNAKEIAEDRQFNNLAEAWLHGDHYKWRGMRAAGIDESYITGIKSDYEKFQAWAQTVPKCLGNPLYHWTHLELRRPFGINDIQLSPETAETIWSQCNEKLALPEFSSRGILQQMNVHMVGTTDDPIDSLEHHAMIAKDDSFSVSVLPSWRPDRAFKIENEGFCEYMQVLGNVTNIDIACFEDLLAALTLRLDHFNQHSCCTADHGIEILRYAEVPTLTKLDEILRLAIKQEPLTEQQIAQFGTAVLVWLGQQYSRLGWVMQLHLGALRDNNSRMLAAIGANTGFDSMADTSYAKELSALLDAMDITNELPKTVLYCLNPRDNEMLATMAGNFQGGGIAGKIQFGSGWWFNDQKDGMERQLQQLSQLGLLSQFIGMLTDSRSFLSFTRHEYFRRILCNMLGEWVERGEIPNDDKLLVPMVKDICFYNAKRYFLTGK